GATGAAGGTGTTTGACGAATGGGATCAGGTGTGGACTCCGATTTTTAGGTATGATATGGTTTATGGCTCCGGAACCAGCTTTACGGCATATCAGTGGAATCCCTATGACGATGATGAATACTATCGCGCCGAATATGAATTCGACAGTTTCGGCCGCATTATTCAGGAAAATATCTTCGCATCCGATGACTCTTTGAACTGGGAGAACAACTCCAGAACCTTTACCCAATATCACCCTCAGGACAGCCATACCGGCGCGGATCTGATTGAATATATCGCTGATATGTTTCATCTCATGCTGTTGCTCGATTCTTACGAATTTCCCGGTATGAAAAGTGTTGTCACGCATGATTTTTGGGATGAAAATATGTGGCTATACGCGGGCATCATAGAGTGTGAATACGACACACAATTGCGCCTTGAATGGGTGAATGAAGACTTTTACCACGGCACGAACTGGCTCTCCAGCTATACTGATGACTATTTTTATGACAGTGATGGTCAAAACAATCTCGTCATTGGGAAAATCTTTCTCGACGGAATGGACGACTTTGAACTGGACGAAAAACATGAATATGGCTGGGAAAGCTTTGAAGTGGCAAACGACGATAACACGCTTCCGCCTGCCAGGCTTGCCATCGAAGCCTATCCCTCTCCCTTCACAGACAGACTGAATATAAAAACTGGTGCAGCTTCCAGCGCGCCGCTCACGGTCTCGGTTTACAATCTGAAGGGACAACTTTTACATAGCTTTGAAAGTTCCGATGGACGCGAGATTGTTTGGGATGGAAGTGACCAACCCTCAGGGATTTACTTCATCCGTGCCAGTCAGGGGACAGAATCCAGCGTCAAAAAGGTTCTAAAACTGAAATAAACAAAGCGTTTTATGAAATATCAGGGCGGTACGCGCAAGACGTTCCGCCTTTTTTTTGCAATATATCTCTCAAGTCATTTTCAGCCTACAGGTTGGTTTTTTCTGGGAAGCAGGTGTTGATTTAGGAATCGGGTTCCGCGTCTTTGGCGCGCAGAACCAAATCCCGTCCGGCATCCTTGGCTTCGAAAAGCGCGTCGTCCACACGCTGGAAATAGGGTTCCAAGGAATCCTGATGCAGGTCGGCAAGTTTCACCGAAGTCCAGCCAATGCTCACGGTCACGCTGATGGGGGTATCTTTCCATTTGAAAACGCTTTCGCGAATTTTTAGGCCCAAATTTTCCATTTTAACTGCCATTCTTTCTTCGTTCACATCAAAGAGGATGATGAGAAATTCCTCACCACCCCAGCGGATCACGATATCACTTTTGCGGAAAAAGCCCAACAGCAGGCGGGACAGGCGTTTAAGAACATAATCTCCAGCCAGGTGGCCAAATTGTTCGTTGACGCGCTTGAAGTGGTCGATATCCAGGATTGCCAGACAGACTGGGACCCTTTGCCTGATGGCGAGTTGGAAGGCGTGATCCAATCCAGAAGCCATATAGCGCCGGTTTTTCAGGCCGGTGAGTTTGTCTGTAATGGAGAGTTCCTCCACCTGTTTCAGCAGGGATTTGATTGTTTCATAGTTTTCATGCAGGGTTTCCACATAGGCGTTGTTTTGCAGGCTTATCTGGCGCCCCAAATCCACCGCGTTTTGCTGCAAAAAACTCATCGCGCGGGAATATTGGTTCACATCCAGGTTTTTACCCAGAAAATCGGAAAGATTGCTCAGCCAGGCCCAGCTTTTGTGGAGGTAATAGTTTGAATGCTTGAATTCACGGATGGATTGGCGAAAGCTGGCTTTCACGGCAGAGAGGTAGTTTCCGGCAAAAAAGTGGAGGTATTGCAGTTGCTGCGCGGAAAGCAGGGAAGAGGGATGACGCCGCAACTGCATTACATACTGCATCTTTTCCGCGGGGCTGGCGTCGCGATTTTCCTGCATGAAAAGCTCGTGAAGCAGGGTGGCGGAAAGCAGGTCTCTCCGGTCGCGAAGCTTGGCGCCAAATTTATGCAACACCATTTTGCGCAGGGCGGTGTCGCGTCCCCAATTCAGCATCCTTATCCATCTCAAAATCATATACAGCGCGGTTTCCGGACCATCCAAACGATACATTTCGCAAACCAAATTCATCCACAGGGAGCTGAAACTGAGATGGCGTTCCCGGTGCTGTAAAATGCGGGCCACAGAAATCATATAGGTGGCGTAAAGCCTTGGCCGCTGCAGGGATACCTGGTTTTCCAGTTCCTTGCGCAGGTGGCGGGCGCTGTCCAAATCGCCCATTATGGTCAACAGCCAAAAAAGTTCCAGCCGCAAAAACAGTTCCCGCTGCTCTTCGCTGGGGTCTTCCTTGTAAACCAATTTCAGTGCGGCGCGCATTTCCTGCTCTGGATTGAGGGGAAAGTGGTCCAAATATTTGAAAAACTCCAGCATTTCGCCCCGTCCGCTGCCAACCCTGGCGCGTAAAAGTGGAACTAATTGCTCCAAAATGGTGGCGGTTAAAACCCGCAGACCACGCAAAGTTGGTTCACGCCCGCAATTCTGGGTGTCCAGGGTGAGAATCATGTTAATCAGGTATTGGCGTTGGTTTGGGTCGGATTCCAAAAGCAGCGCCAACATCTCACGCAGGTGTTTTTTTCGCCGCCAGCCAAATGTGGAGGGTTGTGGTTTTTTTTCGCTTGGAGCAGGCGGGTTTTCGTTGTCGGAGTTCATTTTCCTTTTTTGGTTTTTTTCAGGCTGTCTTCCTGAGCGGGCTTAAAAATATAAACCGTTTCGTCCTTCTCATAAATACCGGTACGTTCCTTCAGATAAAGCTTTCGCTCTTCCGGATCGGTGCGCAGCCGATGGATTTCCTGTTTGAGGCTGTCGTTTTGAGCGCTTAACAAATTATGTTCCGTTTCCTTGGTTTTGTTTTTTTGGCTCAACTGCCATTTTTTTAAATAGCTGTTATTGCCCCAAACCAAGATCCAGCTTATAACGAGCAGAAAGAGCAACAGATAAACGATATTGATGAGGATTTTGTTTTTTGGCTTTTGTGTTTTCATCGTTCTATAATTTTAACCAACAGGCTTTTATGGATATCAATGGCGTCGTGGGGACACATTTCGTGGCAGCAAAGACAGCGGATGCAGGCTTTGGGGTCAATCTCGGGAAAGTTGAATTTATCCGGTGGGGAAATCACCTGCACAGGACAGCTTTGCACGCAGATTCCGCATTTTAGGCAGCGGTTGCTGATGATGGGACGCTTGTAATAAAGGCGCTCCATCAGGTGTCTTGCGGATCGGGGCACCTTGCGCAGAAAGCGGTTGCTGAATTTCACCGCCCTGAGATCGGCATCCGGGATGACGTAGCCCCGGAAACTGGTTGGAACCTCGATGCGGGAGGGCAAAATTCCATCCATGCGCAGGGCTTCTTCCAGGTAGGGAACGTCGCCGGGCGC
The DNA window shown above is from Candidatus Cloacimonadota bacterium and carries:
- a CDS encoding T9SS type A sorting domain-containing protein → MKRCLIVLLILFPIMLMAFGFPGHKTNRPAQNPLRLLQWKLTDYTSYTYENNDWFPDIRMEYYYIANNSTKLDKVVVQDWDEVEWSPYKSLVQYSYNVNGRVVEQLISMEFMGDIFDYGKASYEYDSQNRLLKATMKVFDEWDQVWTPIFRYDMVYGSGTSFTAYQWNPYDDDEYYRAEYEFDSFGRIIQENIFASDDSLNWENNSRTFTQYHPQDSHTGADLIEYIADMFHLMLLLDSYEFPGMKSVVTHDFWDENMWLYAGIIECEYDTQLRLEWVNEDFYHGTNWLSSYTDDYFYDSDGQNNLVIGKIFLDGMDDFELDEKHEYGWESFEVANDDNTLPPARLAIEAYPSPFTDRLNIKTGAASSAPLTVSVYNLKGQLLHSFESSDGREIVWDGSDQPSGIYFIRASQGTESSVKKVLKLK
- a CDS encoding GGDEF domain-containing protein; translation: MNSDNENPPAPSEKKPQPSTFGWRRKKHLREMLALLLESDPNQRQYLINMILTLDTQNCGREPTLRGLRVLTATILEQLVPLLRARVGSGRGEMLEFFKYLDHFPLNPEQEMRAALKLVYKEDPSEEQRELFLRLELFWLLTIMGDLDSARHLRKELENQVSLQRPRLYATYMISVARILQHRERHLSFSSLWMNLVCEMYRLDGPETALYMILRWIRMLNWGRDTALRKMVLHKFGAKLRDRRDLLSATLLHELFMQENRDASPAEKMQYVMQLRRHPSSLLSAQQLQYLHFFAGNYLSAVKASFRQSIREFKHSNYYLHKSWAWLSNLSDFLGKNLDVNQYSRAMSFLQQNAVDLGRQISLQNNAYVETLHENYETIKSLLKQVEELSITDKLTGLKNRRYMASGLDHAFQLAIRQRVPVCLAILDIDHFKRVNEQFGHLAGDYVLKRLSRLLLGFFRKSDIVIRWGGEEFLIILFDVNEERMAVKMENLGLKIRESVFKWKDTPISVTVSIGWTSVKLADLHQDSLEPYFQRVDDALFEAKDAGRDLVLRAKDAEPDS